The window aagttcctcagggacttggtagataataatgcattatttattataaattttgttcctctaggaaacaaaattatagctcttccggagccttctatcacattgcctgagccaataatagtattaacatattcttcttttggcacaagatgggtaaaatatatatcacttttaagaatagtgtgcgaacttgcactatccgcaaggcaaatatcttcagaatatgtcattgccatttttcttcaaagacaaatgataataataataaaatgagtagaagtacaggcacagtaaaattattcacatgaatacttaacaaacacatacacatatcaaactattccatcattgatcaaatagccaatatttctttcaagatcctcaaagaaattagatacatcataatgagtggtggaattttcataatttgaaacaaaatttgtttcctttcctttgtcatcctttttcaaggatgcttgataaagatcaactaggtgccttggggtacgacaggtacgtgaccaatggccctttccaccacaacggaagcatttatcctcaattgatttactttacccattgtttctttctttatcccacttctggtgagatcctttgtgaacataattccttttccttccataatttttcttgctactaaaaccttgtcatttacctcttctagggtaatgatttgccgcatttacttcaggaaatgagGCGGCGCCAACTGAGCGCGCTTCATGATTCTTTAAgagtaactcattgttgcgttcagcaataagaaagcaagaaattaactcagaatatttttaaattctttttctcgatgCTGCTGTTGTAGGAgtacattcgaggcatggaaggtcgaaaaaattttctctaacatatcgggcgtgaggaagtatcaccgtcttttcatgattattcttttttttcaaggtctttccacagatctgcaggatcttttaatgtgggatattcatttttcaatcatacttcaAGATGATGATGAAGGAAAATCAtaactttggctttatccttctgggatgtattattttcagccttaatggtatctccaagatccattgaatcaagatggattttagcatatagtatccatgataaataattatttccagatatatcaaaagcattatattcaagatgaaagagtttcgacataataaaacAATTTGTTACCTGAAGTCTTCCTAAAATATCGTTAGagtttcgtgctgataacgtgttataaaataactaaataaataaataagaaagatgtAACAAATATAAAGAAATATAAAGACAGAGAGAAGTATTGCAACAAAAAAGAGAGAGGAAATTGTTTATTGTTTGTGTGTTGTTTGCCTGAGACTTAACCTCCTATTTATAGGCATACAAAATGTAAAGGAATTAATTTCAGTATTCCTTTGATAATCTAAACTTTTCACTTGGAAAAGTTAGCCGCCCAAATATTAATGGGCATCCACCTCATGCCTTATCACaacaataaaaattgaattagaCTAACTTGCAAAATGTGAAGTCTTTGGCCATCTAGTCTAAATACGCAAAGGTACAATACAAATaggtatttgtgaaaaaaaaaatgaaaataataaaattgtatgCTATAAAGTTCGACCTGTAGTACAAAATTTCTCACAAAGACTTGGTACAGATTTTGAAGAGATCTACTTTTCTCTAGTTAATACAATTATTTTgagatatttaattaatttatttgtatatcaTAGTTAAATATGTATCTAATGAATATGACCACAACCTTTTTATATGATTTATTAGATCATAATATCTATATAAGAGTTACTAAAAGACTAAAAATATCTGACTAATTCttatgaaaattttaattttgggtggagactttaaattttaaatctgcTACCAAATCCCTTTTATCAAAAACGAGAATGCTTTAGCTCAATAGACGAATGGTAAAATTGGTAAACAATAGAGTAGCCAAATTAGATTGTGTATTGGCTTAAATTATTGTATGCCCACGTAATTTGAATCATCTCCATATTCAACTGAAATTTTTCAGATTTGTGTGACAAATTTTTATCAGTACTTAATTagtaataatttgtatttatgtttataaatgttttattcacaaaaaatatataatttatatctatatttatcataattttacacatataaattaatataattacaattatatttttaaaaatttacacacataaattaataaaatttatttattaaaactaatttaaaatttatattgatcaaataataaaaaatatttaaaattattgattccaagtatttttcttttaaaatctcACACGTACACTGccaatataaaaatatcttttgccAAAATAATCAACTAACATAAATAATTCagactagtttttttttttgtgactaaaataaattaaacaaaagaaacaaaacaaggaactgcttaaatagagggacagtcccgtttaagactactcttaaactcctcccaaggtaaaagaagctccacatgcgaaagttgtaacttcatcgccatctttgccatagtatctgccaccgtgtttgcatctctcataatcaaacgaaagtcaacacgccaattccaatgcatgatatctcttattttgagcaccagtggatcaataaactcaaaaccatcttgagtaacaagattaaatgcttccacacaatctgtctcacaaataacatctcgttgacccacatcccaagctaagagatatcctctccaaatagcaaacaattctccttgaagaatactattactctcaatcattcccaaacaccccctttgccagctcccattacaatctctaataacacaagcaaaaccaacactatcactcgaaccaaaataactagcatcacaattaatcttaaaagtaccaatggatgggggattccaaaaaccatttagagtagaggaaagggacatacgttgtaattcaaaaatatttctaagctccttttctgaagttaatgccagacaaatgacttttttcggaggccaagtttcatggggattaaagatgtcgttattccttgctcgccatatccaccaaagtcccgaaaagaattTGAACgggtgctctctgctatgatacaagaaccaattcttcaaatccaaaggatgacaaggaatatccaacctttgccagacaagctgagcttttggacaatcccgaatacaacgtataaccgattcctggctagaaagacatctaaTAATTCAGACTAGTTGAAATCAAGTTAAGTTTCCAAACATTGAtaacatttaatttattaattaaataagtgaactataaaaacaaaatttagaatCTTGGAAGAAGACTTGGACCATAAGCACACGTGTTTGGACTAAGGAATGGACGGTCAAGATTTTAGGCAAAAGAACAAGCAAACGCTTCTGATTTGATCTGAAAAGTAAAAATGCATGAGACTTCTGAAACTCAAGTCAATGCCTCTTtgtacaaacaaacaaacaaaacccCAAATTCATCTCTCCACAAAACTAAAAATCAGAGTCTCCCAAAGGTAGAAAACTAGAAAAACAACTACTTTCCCTACATCGTACGATTATGTCAATGTAGATACTTGGTTTTAGTtttacagagagagagagagagagagagagagagagaaataaacACTGACACAGGTATCAGAAGAAAGTAGCTGTAGCACCATCCCAAAAAAAAGCCAAAAAACCAGATTTTGGATAAAATCTTCATCGCTTTGAGATCCATTTCCATCTTCAGAAACGAGAAGAAAAGGAGGGTGGTGGTTGaatcgagtttttttttttttactgagtCAACTCGTTTGGAGTTAGACTGGGCATATGATGTTTGGTTCATTGAGCTACATGCCCACATAGCTCAAAACGTTAAAGTTGTGTACTTTCATGAGGGTTTCGTGTAATTTCTTCATCTGGGTCGTTCTAATTCCCTTCGATTTCTGAGATTTTTCCACCCGTCAAGTACTGTATTGAAAATTGGGGATTTTTTTTTGGATGAGATATGGGGGAGCATGTAGCAGCAATTCACACTGCTACCAATGCTTTGCAAGCATTAGGAAGAGGTTTTGATGTGAACTTTGATACGAGGTTGCTTTATTGTAAAGGGGTTTCAGGGTCTAGGGTAGTTGAGGTTGATGAGGAACACCCAAGGGACATGTGCTTGTACGATGATGTTGTTGTTGAGAATGTTTCCAGGGACATTGGATGCTCTCAGGAACCCATAGAGCGTCAGAATTCTGGAGTGTATAGTTTCCAAGAGGTAAACTTTTTCTAGATTTGAGAATTTTTCTATAATTATAGATGTGTTGTTGTTATGCTTCTtacgtgtttgtgaaaatgtTTGTGTTGACTTGATCAAAAGAAAGTGCTCTTTAATTGGATTTGGATGTAATTTAGTGTCCTAAGATTGTCAATTACATGTAATCGTTTTAATATTATGTTTTGATATATGATATATGATTCTGGAGGAAGCTCTAATGTAATGAAAACCCCTGAATTAGTATTCTTCATATTTTTTGTGGTTTTTTCATGCCCCCTAATGGGTTTTGCGGTGATGAGAGTTACAAATTTGTGCTTGAGCTGTGCATTTGTCAATTATTTGGATATGAATCTTGCATATCGAAGCAAACTGAGCTAGGATCAATCTTAGGCTAGATAGCCAAATTTAGCATTAGGATTAAATTTAAGGCTGAGTTTAATATGTGTTTCAGAACAGCAAATATAGAGGCAATAGAGATAGAGGGCAGCCTGCATTAACGCAAAGTCCGGGGAAGGGCCGCACCACAGAAGAGTTGTGCCTCTGTTATTGTCGCCATTGTCCTCATTTATTGCGTGGATAGAAATTGGCAAAATTTTTTTCCTTCAGagacattttgtttgtttttatatcTGCCGATTTCTCCAGATAGATTTGGTCTCCCACTGCCTCTATATTTCTATCTTAAAACGGTTATTAAATTCGGCCTAAGATACTAGCTGAGAATGTTTCTACTTTACATGGTTTTCTTGTTTGCCTCAAATATCTAAATTACGCTTACTACTGTCATTTCTTACTCTAAATTGTGTTGCTTTTGGCGGGGCATGTTTTAAAACATTTATGGTAGTCTTTTTGTAACTTGACCACAGATGGTTGAATATTTCAACAATAAGGCAAATGTATCAGGGAGCTTTGCTATTGGGAGCTTTAATTCCGCATTTAGCTTCACTGGTTCAAAACTTATTGATGCTGCGGCTACAAAAAccttgtcctcagatggattttacATTCCCCTTGCAAAGGTTCAGCTTAAAAAATCCCACTTAACATTGCAACAAAATGTCAAAAGGGTTGTACCGGTTAGTTGGGATCCGCCATCCTTGGCAAGGTATGTTTATACAAGTTATCCACTGAACGCTGTAACAAGCATAATATCTATCTATGGATTTTCCTTGACTTTTGGTTCCATTTTGGCAGCTTTATTGAAAATTTCGGGACTCATGTAATTACTTCGATAACTATTGGTGGTAAAGATGTTATTTATGTTAAACAACACCATAGTTCACCATTGTCAAAGTTGGAGATAAAGAACTATATTCAAGAAATTGGAAATCAGAGGTTCTCTGACATCAATAGCCATACAAGTTCAGGTCAAACAAAATCCAAGGATAAGGCTAGTTCACTTTATTTCCACTTTTTCTTGAGTAAATTGATATGTTTTGGGTTCATCATAGCAAGTAAtatatgatattattttattttaattacatgttTTGCAGGGTATTGATCCTTTTTCCTTCAATAGCCAAGGGATTTACCCTCAACCTACGACTGCAACATATCCTAGCGGCAAAGAAGTATGCAATATATGTTATGTTATGTTATGTTCATAAGATAATTTTTGCAATACTAACCAAAATCATTAAACTTTTTCTGAGGAACTGATTTTCTAATTTTGGAGTAAACTTTTTGAGAACCAAAGAAGTGTGGGTAGAGTCTTATGATGACTTTGCTAATCTATTGTATCCTTAGGCATCGAAGTACACAAATCTTGGTTTCTGCACCATCTATGAATAAATATACATCTGTTACGGTTATTTCCTCATTCCCCCTCATGAGCGAACCCAATTTTTCGTTTCGCCATCCTTTAATGAATTCCTAGACTTTCTTGacatagaaagaaaataaaactaagcaTTTAATAATTTCCTATGATGAATGGATAATGGATATGAGTACCAAATACTCCCTCTCTGATCAAGAATAatttgttcaattttttatttaattagtaattgaTGGATAATAGAAGGCCAACATTCTAACTTATTCAAATGCATGTGGTTAGGATGTCACGGTTATTtttagaagaagaggaggagatgATTTGGAACAAAACCACATCAAATGGATAAAAACTGTTGAGTCCTCCCCAGATATCATTGAGATGACTTTTTGTCCTATAACAAATCCCCTTGATGAAATACCCGGCAAGGAGCATTTGACTCGTGCTATTAATCTTTATCTTGAATGTAAGTATCGAATTCTAAAATACTCAAATGCTTATGGAGAACATTTAATCCATGTTCCAAAAACATCTCCCACTCAATTTCATATGTAAAGTTTAAAAATCATATAAAAGTGAAAGAAATGAATGGTTATGAATTTTTTTGGAATACGTATTAATTGTACTCTACGAGCATGCAAGTATTTCTCTCAAGTTGTTTTAGATACTCTTTTTCGGCTACTAAGAGTATGATCTAATATAGCTTTCCCCTTGAATTTTGTGCTCAGATAAGCCTCCTATTGAAGAACTTAGGTATTTCCTAGAGTTTCAGATTCCTCGCGTTTGGGCTCCTCTACGGGACAGGATTCCAGGTCACCAACGGAAGGAACCTGTATGCCCATCTTTACAATTCAGCATAATGGGCCAGAAGCTTTATGTCAGTCAAGAGcaggtaaaaaataaaataaaataatttttcaaatttgtGATGTTTTACTTCACATTGAGACTTCTGAACCTTTGTCAATGATCCCATTTTCTGGGGTAATGTGAACACTTCTTGTTTCGTGTTTTCTGACTTCGGAATGTATTAGggaacatatatagttttaagaCCTAAGATGCTTGTGCCTTTACCAAATGTCTTCAAATCTGATGGTAATGAGTTGGTTCCTAAGTGATGTGGAGTTCTCATTTCGATATATGGATAAAGTGATTCCTCTAATTTTAGTTATGTTGACTGTGCACTTTTTATCCACAATTGAAACTCGTGTTGGGGCTATTAAAGTCCAACTACTtgtagcaacaacaacaaacaacaacaaagccttgtcccacaaAGTCCAACTACTTGTAGCAATCCTTATAAAATCTAAGACGACTctactttcataattttattttggcATGAATTTGAGGCAGCTTGTACGTCTTTTTTCTGTCGTTCTCAACGCGGCagctttaattgttgaaattGGATTATGCATATTCGCTGTCTAGCCTTGAAAGGAAATAAATATGAATCCAATTCACAACAGTTGAAGACACTAACTACCGAtatttgtggtatttttcttctttcacttTTTCATCAGTTGATATCTTCTTGTGAACATTACTTGATATCTTGTGTATTGTTCTTAGCAGTTTTATCTCGTTTGGGTATTTGGTGAGCCTGGATGTGTGCTTTAgctttttcttgaaaaaaaatttacattttatatatttgtataaattcTACAAAATTATCAGAATttcaattaaaagaaataatgttttttgaaaaagttagtttaaaaaaaaaatcaatatcttCTTTGTTGCCTTTGTAAAAAGACCAAGTTGTAAAATTTCCTTTAAATCTGAACATGGTGGTTCTGTTTGAATGCAGATTACGGTTGGACGTAGGCTGGTAACTGGCTTACGGCTTTGTCTAGAAGGAAATAAGCA is drawn from Arachis hypogaea cultivar Tifrunner chromosome 12, arahy.Tifrunner.gnm2.J5K5, whole genome shotgun sequence and contains these coding sequences:
- the LOC112728152 gene encoding MACPF domain-containing protein CAD1 encodes the protein MGEHVAAIHTATNALQALGRGFDVNFDTRLLYCKGVSGSRVVEVDEEHPRDMCLYDDVVVENVSRDIGCSQEPIERQNSGVYSFQEMVEYFNNKANVSGSFAIGSFNSAFSFTGSKLIDAAATKTLSSDGFYIPLAKVQLKKSHLTLQQNVKRVVPVSWDPPSLASFIENFGTHVITSITIGGKDVIYVKQHHSSPLSKLEIKNYIQEIGNQRFSDINSHTSSGQTKSKDKGIDPFSFNSQGIYPQPTTATYPSGKEDVTVIFRRRGGDDLEQNHIKWIKTVESSPDIIEMTFCPITNPLDEIPGKEHLTRAINLYLEYKPPIEELRYFLEFQIPRVWAPLRDRIPGHQRKEPVCPSLQFSIMGQKLYVSQEQITVGRRLVTGLRLCLEGNKQNRLSVHLQHLVSLPKILQPYWDNHVAIGAPKWQGPEEQDSRWFEPVKWKNFSHVSTAPIENPETFIGDSSGVYIVTGAQLGVWDFGPRNVLYMKLLYSRLPGCTIRRSLWDHTPIKSSKISTSGDSSSPDNSSSGSRENVVGNKLMKYVDLSEMSKGPQDPPGHWLVTGGKLGVEKGKIVLRVKYSLLNY